In one window of Haloimpatiens sp. FM7315 DNA:
- a CDS encoding polysaccharide deacetylase family protein — protein MSTYNVYAFSRYPLYSFIAMTFEKNFINNSSPILKKSEIISNNKVIVVPSETSVETEKALSEFNRKVAFLTFDDGPTRCITPKMLDILKNHNVKATFFVIGSLAERNPEIIKRTLKEGHSIGNHTYSHNYKKVYSSPKSFF, from the coding sequence ATGAGTACTTACAATGTATACGCCTTTTCAAGATATCCTTTATATTCCTTTATTGCTATGACATTTGAAAAGAATTTTATTAATAATTCAAGTCCAATATTAAAAAAATCAGAAATAATCTCCAATAATAAAGTTATCGTAGTTCCAAGTGAAACTTCTGTTGAAACAGAAAAAGCTTTATCTGAGTTTAATAGGAAAGTGGCATTTTTAACCTTTGATGATGGCCCTACTAGGTGTATTACGCCTAAAATGCTAGACATCTTAAAAAATCACAATGTAAAAGCTACCTTTTTCGTCATCGGTTCTCTTGCAGAAAGAAATCCCGAAATAATAAAAAGAACCTTAAAAGAAGGCCACAGTATAGGAAATCACACTTATTCTCATAATTATAAAAAAGTATACTCTTCTCCAAAAAGCTTTTTTTAA